The Clostridium beijerinckii genomic sequence AATTCCGATGTTGTTAATTTATTTTTAAAGCAGGTGATAATGAAGCAGCTTAAGTTTAGTTTCACAAAGCAATTAAAGAGGTAGATTTTAATGAAGAATAAATTTTTTATATTAACTATTGTGATATTAGCATTGATGTTTACAGGATGCTCAAAATTATATGAAAATGACGATATAGTAAAAATAGGATATATTGGAAATTTTACTGAATTGCCTTTATTTGCGGCATATGAAAATGGATATTTTGAGAAAGAAGGAGTAAAGGTAGAATTAGTAAAAATTAATGATAATGAAGTTGAAGAAAAAATAAAGAATGGAAATATTGATGCATTTACATGCGATTATAAATTTTTAAAATGGAATAATCCTAATATTAATATGAAAGTTAGTATGGGTATTACAAGCGGTGCAATTGAAATTATAACATCAAAAGATAGTAATCTTCAAAAAATTACCGATATAGAAAATAAAAGAATAGGTATTGTAAATCAAGGAGATGGAACTATGGCCGCTGCCATTAATGTATTAAATAAAAATAATATAAATGATAATAGTATTAAATGGGTTTATTTAAAGGATGAAAATCCAACAACAGCTATTGAAAATGGAGAGGTTGATGCTGCTGTGGTTTGGGATATAAATAGAGAAGATAATAATATTAATGTTATATATAAAACTGGACTTATAGATAGTGAAAATTCATCAGGCAATAATCATGGTAATCATGGCAATAGTTATTTTTATATTAATTTTGCTGGAGTAAGAAGTGAGATTGCTGACAAGTATCCAGAAAAGACAGCAGGTATTTTACGCGCGTGGATTGAAGGTGCGGCTGATGTTGAGGAAGGTAAGGATAAATCTTTAAGTAATGCTGTGGAAAAAGGATATATAAAAAATGTAAGTGAGGATGAAGAAGCTAAAACAAAATATTTTATGTGGATGCCTTCAGTTAAAACAGGTAAAGAAAATTTAAAGGAATATATACATATTCAAAAATCAATGGGAATTATTAATAGTGATTTAAATGAAGAGAATTTTCTTAAGAGTATTTTTGCAGATGTGTTACCATTTTGGGATTAGCAAACTTTTAGATATTAACCATAGAAAAGAACCAAAGATTAGAATATACAATTTTATGTGTCTGACTAGAAAACTGGAGGATATATATTTTATTAAAAGATAGAATATACATCCTCCAGTTTTCTTTTATTAAATTACCGATTTGTATAATTATGAAAAAAAACTGTTTCAACATTAATTACTTATAGCTATGGTTTAAAAGCAATAAAAAATTAAGAAAGGTGGAGAAGCATGAAGAAAATAAATTTAAATATTGCAGAAGTAGAAAAGCGTGAAACAAGATTGGGAACAATTATAGCTTGGGATGGTAATGCAGCGGAACTTGTAGAGCAATCTGACTATAATGGAAGAGGGTGCGGCAGTAAAAATGGCAGTTGTAGACTATGTGAAATAGAAGGCCCCTTTGCTCAAGGCTCTGGATGTTCTGAGGAAATGGTAGAGTGTCAAGCAGGTCAGGTTAGAGATGCAGTATTAATACAACATTCACCAATTGGATGTGGTGCTGGACAAGTTGGAAATAACAGACTATTCCGTTTTGGACTTGCAACAAGAAATCTCCCAATAGAAAATGTAAAAATTATGAGCACTAATTTACTTGAAGGTGATATGGTTTTTGGAGCAACAAAGAAGTTAAAACAGACAGTTGAAGATGCATATAAGAGGTATAAACCAAAGACTATTTTTATAGTATCATCATGTGCGACTGGAATAATTGGAGAAGATATTGAAAGTGTAGCATCTGAATATGAAAAAAAACTTAAAATTCCAATAGTGCCATTGATTTGCGAAGGTTTTAAGTCAAAGCACTGGACTACAGGATTTGACGCTACACAGCATGGTATCTTAAGACAAATAGTAAACAAGCATCCTAAAAAGCAGGAAGATTTAATTAATATTATTACACTTTGGGGATCAGATGTATATACCCCAATGTTTAGAGAGCTTGGGCTTAGAGTTAATTTTGTAATTGACTTAGCAAGTGTTGAGGATTTGGAAAGGCTATCAGAAGCAGCGGGTACCGTAAGCTTCTGTTATACATTATCCTCTTATCTTTCAGCTGGTTTAGAACAGTATTTTGGAGTTCCAGAAATAAAAGCTCCGCAACCATATGGATTCAAGGGAACTGATGCATGGCTTAGAGAAATAGGAAGAGTAACTCATAGAGAAGAATTAGTTGAAAAATATATTGAAAAAGAACATAAGAGAGTTGAACCTATTATCAATGAATTAAGGAAGAAACTAAAAGGAGTAAAAGGATTCACTTCAACTGGCTCTGGATATTCTCATGGTCTTATCACAGTACTTAGAGAACTAGGAATATCAGTAGATGGTTCTTTAGTATTCCATCATGATCCAGTATATGATAGTGGAAATGTAGAAGCAGATTCCTTAAAACACTTAGTCGATAATTATGGAGATGTTAAAAACTTTAGTGTTAGCAACAGACAACAGTATCAATTTTATAGCTTGCTAAAAAGAGTTAATCCAGATTTTATTTTAATAAAACATGGAGGATTATCACCACTTGCATCAAAATTGGGAATTTCAGCTGCACCTTTAAGTGATGAAAGTTTAACAATAGGTTATCAGGGAATGATATATCTGGGAAACAAGATATTAGATATTTTAGCAAAAAAGAAATTCCATAACATTCTGAAAGAACATACAGAAATGCAGTATACAGACTGGTGGTTAGAACAATCTGATCCATATGTATTAGCTAAAAATCCTAACCTTTTAGATCAGAAATTTAATGAATTACTTGAATCAAGAAGAGCAGCAGCTATTTAGAAGGAGTTAAGAAGATAGATGAGTAAAAAAGTTAAAGAGATAGTGAGAACAAATTCTATAGAACAAGTGCGCTATGGATGTGCAATAGGAGCACTTGCATCAGTATCAGCAATTCCATATGCTATGCCAATCACACATTGTGGGCCAGGATGTACATCAAAACAATCCGGTGTATTAATGAGTAATGGCGCTCAAGGTGGTGGATATAGTGCCGGTCCCGTAATCCCATCCGTTAATGCAACAGAAAAAGAAGTTGTATTTGGTGGAGAAAAAAAGTTAAGAGAGTTAATTAAGGGTACTTTACTTATAGTTAAAGCAGACTTATACGTAGTGCTAAATGGGTGTATAGGCGAATTAGTAGGAGATGACATAGGCGCAGTTGTAAAAGAATTTCAGGAGTTAGGATTTCCAATAGTTCATGCAGATACAGGTGGATTCAAAGGAAATAATTTAATTGGTCATGAAATAGTTATTAAAGCTATAATTGATCAATTTGTAGGTGATTATATTGGTGAAAAAGAAGATAAACTTATTAATTTATGGTCAGAAGTACCTTATCAAAATACATTTTGGCGTGGAGATTTAGAAGAAATTAAAAGAATATTGGAAGGGTCAGGTTTTAAGGTTAATGTTTTCTTTGGGGTAGAGAGTAATGGTGTAGAAGAATGGAAAAGCATTCCTAAAGCGCAGTTTAATCTTGTACTTTCACCATGGGTTGGCCTTGAAATAGCAGAATATCTTGAGAAGAAATATGAACAACCATTTTTGCATATTCCTACTGTGCCAATTGGCGCAAAGGAGACAACGGATTTTCTTAGAAAAGTAGCAAAGTTTTCAGGTAAGAACAAGAGAAAGGTTGAAGACTTCATAAAAAGGGAAGAAAAAAGATATTATCATTATTTAGATAGTTTTTCAGAATTCTATGCAGAGTATGGATGGAGTGTAACCTCAATGTATGCTGTAATTAGTGATTCAACTTATGGTTTAGCACTTAATAGATTTTTGGCAGACCAATTAGGTTTTGTTCCAGCTATACAGGTTATTACAGATAATCCACCAGAAAAATATCGAAAACAAATAAGTAATCAATTTGAAAATCTTTCAGAAGGTGTATCTACTGAAGTTGAATATGCTGAAGATGGATATACAATAGATGAAATCATTAGAAATACTGATTTCAAGGGTAGAGCACCAATAATTTTTGGTACATCATGGGATAGAGATTTATCAAAAGAATTGAAAGGATATATTATGGAAATTGCTCTTCCTGTGTCAAATGAAATTGTTATTGATAGATGTTATGTTGGTTATAGAGGGGCATTAACATTCCTAGAAAGACTTTATACTATAGTCACAGCAACAGATACAAAGATAATAACATCATAAAAGTTTTTATGATGATATTTCTTATAATTTTAAATAATTTGGAAAGGTGTGACAGGAAGAATGAAACAAAGATATGTAAATATTATTGTTGTAGCTATTTTCTTTTTAATATGGGAATTAGCAGCTAGAACTGGAATATTAGATACTCAATTTATACCGGCATTTTCAACTGTAGCATTAAGAATGTTTAAGATGGCATTAAGTGGCGAATTATTTATCCATATTGCTATAAGTATTGAGAGAATGGCAATAGGATTTAGTTTAGCTACAATTGTAGCAGTACCAGCTGGATTTATCTTAGGAGGATGGGTTCCTAATTTAGCAAGCTTCTTTAATCCTCTGTTTACAAATTTTTCTCAGGTTAATCCATTTACTTTAATTCCATTATTTATAATTTTATTTGGAATTGGAGAAGCAGGTAAAGTAAGTATTATTTTCTGGGTTATATTATGGCCAATGCTTTTTACAACAATGGCAGGAATAAATCAAATAGATCCAATCTTTATTAAAGGTGCAAGATCAATGGGAGCTACTGGAATACAAATATTTTTCAATGTTATTCTTCCGGGAAGCATAAGTAGAATATTTACTGGTATAAAGACAGCATTAACAGTAGGATTTACTATGCTTATTGGTACCGAAATGGTTGGTTCCGAAGCAGGAATAGGATGGATTGTTTCTAATTCTCAAAAAAATTATGATGTACCTAAATTATATGTAGGAATTTTGACTATAGCAATAGTGGGAACATTAATATCGGTATTAGCTGATAATTTAAAAAGCTCAATAATTGTTTGGGAAGATAATTTAAAGGAAGAATAGTGTATAAATAAGGAAAGAGGTGAGTAACGTGAAGGAAAAAAACAAAGTAATATCTAAAATAGGAAAATTGATTTTTAGCACTTTATCAACAGCAGCATTCTTTGTAATTTGGTATTTAGCGACTTCAACTGGAATTTTAGATACTGGAATTATTCCTGAACCATTAAAAGTATTTAATCAATTGGCTACAAATATATTTAAGGGTGATTTGCTTAGTCATACATTACTGACATTTAAAAGAGCTATAATAGGTTTTTTTGTGGCATTAATAGTAGGATTATTAATAGGTTTTTTCTTAGCTTCTATTTCAAAGAAGTTGAGAAATTACGTAATTCCAATCTTACAATTTTTCGAAAAACTCAATCCGTTTGCACTTTTCCCTTTGTTCATGTTGTTTTTTGGAATAGGAGAATTTAGCAAAGTAATAATAATTTTTTGGGTTGCAGTTTGGCCAATTATTTTTCACACTATAGCTGGCGTAGAAGGTGTAGATAAGCTACTAATAAAGTCAGCAAGAACAATTGGAGCATCACCTAAAACAGAATTTTTCAAAGTAATTTTACCAGCAGCATTACCAGATATTATTACTGGTATTAAATTTAGCGCGCAAATAGCTTTTATATTAGTTATTTCAGCAGAAATGCTGAGTTCATCAGCTGGATTAGGATGGTTTATAAGTATTGCGAAAACACAATATAATCTTCCTAACTTATATGGAGGAACATTATTTGTTGCTGCATTAGGGATAACTATAAATAAAATATTAACCATATTAGAGAGCAAATTATTTGTATGGAGAGAAAAAACTTTTTAATATATTTAAGGAGGGGAAATTATAATGGCAATAGAAAAAGAAAAAAAAGTAAAAAGAGTTATTCAAGCAGTAATAGCAGTTTTGGTTATAGGAGGTATTATTATAGGAGCGCAACTTGGTAAGACGAAATATTCATCTCCATCTGAATCCTTGGAAGCTAATAGTAGCGCAAAAAGTGATGATAGTACTTCTACTAGTAGTGATGATTTATTTCCAATAAAAACGGCAACAAGAAAAGATTGTACATTAGCCCCTTTTTTGGTAGCAGATAAAAAGGGATTTTTTAAAGAGGAAGGATTGAAATTAGTATTTACTGGTGAACTAAGTAGTGATGCTGTCACACCTGCAATTTTGTCTGGAGATAATGATGTAGCGGATACACATCCGAATGCATTAGCGCTTAAGGTATATGGGGGATCAAAAATTAAAGCAGTAGGGCGCTCAATAATTGAACCTGGTCCTGGAGTAGATCCTAAATTGAGACATATGAGGTTCTACGTGAATAAAGATGCAGTAGCTGCTGGAGTTAAAACATGGAATGACTTAACAAATTATAAAGGCAATGAAAAACTTAAGTCAGCTGGTTATACTAATACTTGTGAAGATTTCATTCCTAATAAAATTTCAGATACTAAAGGTGTTTCAAGAGATAAATTTGAATGGATTACATTTGAAACAGATCTTCAAAAAATTGAAGCTTTAAAACTTGGACAAGTTGATATTATAGGTGTTCATCCGCCATTTTTCGATGCAGCGCAAGAAGCAGGACTTACTCAAATTGCAGATTCATCAGAAGCGGGACTTGGTGAAGCAACTGGAGTTTATTTATACTATTTCTCAGATAGTTTTATAGAAAAACATCCAGATAAAGTAGCAGCATTTGTTAAAGCTATGACTAAGGCACAAAAATGGGCGAATGCAAATGTTGAAGAAACAGCAAAATTAACTAGTGAATTTATAGGAACTGAAGTAAAAGGAAATCACTATTATTCTGAAACTACGAAAATTGATGAACAGACTATAAATCCATGGATTGAAGACTTAGAGAACACAGGAGCTATTCCTAAAGGAGCTATTAAAGTAGATGATATTATAACACATAAATTTGAGGCACAATAATGAAAAAAATACAGATGTTCTTTTAAAGCTTAAAGATAAACTAATAGAAATATCAGGTTTGATAATTTTGATTATAATCTGGGAATTTATAGCTAGAGCAAAAATTATAAATAGTGATGTATTTCCAAGTTTTGCGGTAACTATAGGAGAAATAGGTTATCTGTGGGGAAATGAGGATCTATATATGCATATAATGTCAACATTGTGGAGATTTACATTTGGACTTTTATCAGCCGTTTTAATAGGTGTGGCTGTAGGAAGTATATTTGCAAAATATAATGATATTTATTTAATGTTTGAACCTTTAATTAGAATTTTTTCGAAAGTTAATCCCTTTTCTTTAATTCCTGTATTTATTGCATTTTTTGGAACAGGTGAAATGGTAAGACTTGCAGCAATTATATGGGTTGGCGTGTTTCCGATATTACTGGGAACATTAAATGGGATAAAACAAATCGACAAGGATTTAATAAAAAACGTTAAAGCTATGAATATTTCGTTATTTGATATAATATTCAAAGTATATATTCAAGCATCTGCACATAGCATTTTTGCTGGGATCAGAATAAGCGTTCAAATGACATTTTTTATTATAATCGTTGGGGAAATGTTGGGCGTCAATTCAGGACTTGGATATCTTCTGCACAACGGAGCACATCATTATTTTGATGCACCTAAAGTATATGCGAGCTGTGTAATTATAATAATATTAGGAGTTATTATAAATAGATTTTTCAGATATATACAAAATGGGTTGTTTTTATGGGAAAAACCAGAGTCACTTTTTAAAAATCATAAAACCTATAAAAAAATAGACAACTTTACTTTAATTATTTTATCCATTATTATAGCGGGAATATTAATTTTAGGAGAAGTGCAATTAAAGTTGGCAGCGTATAAATCAGAACATCCTATTGAATTCTTTAAAGAGTAAAGTGTGATTAACAAGTGCTTTATTATGATATTAAAAGGGAGGAGTTGAATTAGGTGAAACTAAAAAATGTGAATATAAGAGGTTATATTACAATAGTAATTTTTATTTTTGCTTGGGAATTTTTTTGCAGACTTAAAATATTAGATCCTGTGCTTATTCCATCTTTTTCGAAAGTTATAACTGGAATAGGTGAATTGTTTTTAAAGCAAAAACTGTTATATCATATAGAGCTAAGTTTTTATCGGTCTTTTTTAGGATTTTTACTTTCAATTATAATTGCAGTACCATTAGGTATTGCAATTAGTATTTTAGTAAAACAAATGCAATCATCAGTAGAACTTGTTTTAGATGCGTGTTCCCAGATAAATCCATTTATTATTTATCATCTAATTATAATTATTTTAGGTGTTGGAGAATTTACGCAGATCGTAGTTATTACATGGACATGCATTTGGCCAATACTTTTTAGTACCATAACTGGAATACTTAATGTAGACGATTCTTATATTAAACATGGAAAATCTTTTGCACTTAATAAATGGAATTTTATAAGTAAAATATTATTACCAGGTGCTTTACCGCAAATTATGCATGGTGTTAAACTAAGTCTGAATTATTCATTATTTATGCTAATAGCCGCAGAGATGATGGGAGGGAGTTCTGGCCTTGGATTTCTAATTAAATCATGTCAAAATATGTACAGAGTTGATTGGGTAATAGGAATAGTTATTGTTATAGCTATGATAGGATTGTTAATGGATTCAATAGTTATGTATTTAGAAAATAAAAACGTATATTTGAAATATATACTCCATGAAAAAGAATAAGAAGATATAGTTTTTTATAGCATATTATACTAATTCCCACATATCTCATTTTATTCGAATGACAAAAGTATAAGTTTAAAGAGTATTTGCTTTATAAAGAATCTGTCTAACTAAGTGAAAATAATACGGTATATTATATATAGATTAATTAATGTAATAGCTTCACTTTCAGCTTAATTTATTTTTGGGGTTCTAAAATCATAAGGGATTCTTTAATAATAAAGCTTAATATGTTATAGAAATTTTTTTGTAAAAATGAAAAAGTATATTGACTAATTATTACTATATAGAATATAATAGGTAATAATAAATCATAGTAATTCAATAGGAATAATAAGAAAAAAGTATAGTATATATTAATATATACTAATTATAATTTTAATGCGATGAAGGGAATAAGTATATTGAGGAAAATTTTCAGAGAGGAATTCTTAAAATAGCTGAAAGGAATTCTAAATGGAACTCTATAGAATGCATCCTGGAGTACTAAGTTGAATTTTTGGTATGTTTAAAAATAATAAGGTCGTTAAATTTAATTTTGTAGATCAATTATTTTATATACTTGAATTAGTAGGCTTAGCAGTAGTGCCTGATATAGCACATAAAGATGTTATGCGTAAGACCGATTAAATTTTAAGCATAATAATCAGAGTGGAACCGCGGAAATTTTCTGCCTCTGTTTTATAACAGGGGTCTTTTATTTTATTCTTTAGAAATTTATACAACAGTTTCTTGAGGGAATAGTTTATTGAAAAGTTTACGAGTGTCAGAGAATAAAAAGGGAAATATACACTTATAAAAAAAGTGGGGAGCGCATTTAAGAACTTTTTATCTCCTATATAAAATGTTTTTATATGCAGATTTTTCTCACATGCATTCAAAAAAGGCAAAGGCGTAAAAGAATTATATATCAAATTTTGAGGGAAATTATATATAATTTATATAATAAAAACAAATATATAAGGTATTTATATGTATATCTCGGGGGTGATTGTGTGGCTGTTAATAGTAAAGAATTCACAGAAAATAAAAAGCTAGAAGAAATACTAAAGATGGTTGAGAAAATAAGGTATGGGTCTATAACTTTGATAATACAAGATGGAGTAATTATACAAGTAGATAAAAATGAAAAAATAAGAATAAGATAAAAATTTACATGTGAAGGAGTATATGTTAGGAAACCAAAGAATATTGGTCTAATAAAATAATTTATAATTTTTTATAAAAATGTTGACATATACGAATGAGAAGAATATATTATATAAAAAACACAGCAATCTTATATGAATAAGAGGATATGGAAAAGAATAATATTTAAGTAAGTCTGACTGGAAAGCTAGAGGACATACTTCTAATTAATAGAAGTATGTCCTCTTTTCTTTTTTAAGAAAAATATTATTCTAAATAATTTAAGGAGGAAAGTCGTAATTATGGGAACAATTAATTTAAAAGAATGTTCAGTGACTATAAGGGAGACAAGGTTAGGTTCAATTACTGGCTTTAATGGATCAGCCAAGGAACTTGTCACATGTGCTCATGCGGGAAAATTGAAAGATAGTTCAAGAAAATTTTCTCAATGTATGGGATGTAACGCAGGTCATGCTTTTTGTCAATTATCTATGATAAGAGATGCAGTTGTTGTTAATCATGCACCTATAGGATGCGCAGGTGATTTCTTTGGATTTAATTTTACTTATAGAGTCGAACAGATGAAAAGAGAGCTTCCGGCTACAATAGGAAGATATTTTAGTACCTGCATTGAAGAAAAAGATACTGTTTTCGGTGCAGCTAAGAAATTAGAGGATACCGTAAGAGAAGCATATAAAAGAACCAAACCTAATGCAATCTTTGTTACAACTTCTTGTGCATCTGGGATCATAGGTGAGGATGTAGATGCGATAACTGAAAATTTGTCAAAAGAGCTAGGTATACCAGTTATATCATGTTCTTGTGAAGGGTTTAGATCTAAAATATGGACAACAGGCTTTGATGCTGCTTATCACTCAATTTTAAGAAAGTTAGTAAAGCCGCCTAGAAAGAAAACAAATAAAATCAATGTAGCTAATTTCTGGGGAAGTCATATTTTTGATGAATTTTTAAATAGATTGGGTTATGAAGCACAATATATTGTACCATTTTCAACGGTTGCAGAACTTGAGTATATTTCAGAGGCAGCAGCAACAATCCATATATGCCCATCCCTTAGCACTTATTTAGGGGCAGCTTTAGAACAAGAATATGGAGTCAAAGAAATAAAGTCTCCACCAGCCTATGGTATAGAAGGAACAGATATATGGATGAGAGAGATTGGCAGAGTATTAGGCAAAGAGGAAGAAATTGAAGAAATTATAAAAGAAGAGCATGAAAGGGTACTACCTAAACTTGAAGAATATAGAGACAAACTAAAAGGGAAGACAGCATATGTAACAGCGGGAGCTGCTCATGGTCATGCAATAATAGCAATGCTTAGAGAGCTTGGGTTAAATGTTCAAGGGGCAGCAATATTTCATCATGATCCTCTATATGACAATAAAGATAAAACTTCGGATGCTTTAGCTCAAACAGTCAATATTTATGGTGATATCAAGCACTACAATGTTTGTAATAAACAAGCCTATGAATTGGTTAATATATTAAACAGAGTAAAACCAGATCTTATGATTGCAAGACATGGTGGAATGACTATGTGGGGGGCAAAGCTTGGAATACCAACTTTATTAATTGGGGATGAGCAATTTGGTTTTGGATATCAGGGAGTTTTAAATTATGCTTCAAGAATAGTTGAAACCCTTGATAATAGAGAATTTGTAAGTAATTTAGCCAAGCATAGTACTATGCCTTATACAAAATGGTGGCTAGATCAAGATCCATTTACTTTCTTAGGAGGTAATAGTAGTGTCGAAAATTATTGAACAACCTAGATTTTCCTGTGCTTTAGGAGCACAGCAAACAGTAATAGCCATAAAACGAGGAGTTCCTATACTACATTCTGGACCAGGATGCAGTAATAAAATTAGTTCTTTAATAGGACAAGGTGAAGGCTATGCTGGAGGAAATACAATTCCGTGTACTAATGCTACAGAAGCTGATGTAGTGTTTGGTGGGGAACGAAAACTTAAGAATGTTATTGAGGGAGCTTTCCAAGTAATAGATGCTGATTTGTATGTGGTACTTACTGGATGCACATCAGATATTGTTGGAGATGATGTAGGAAGTGTTACGTCAAAATATCAAGAAGGAGATAAACCTATTGTATATGTAGAGACAGGTGGATTTAAAAGCAATAATTACGTAAGTCATAGTGAAGTTGTCAATGCAATAATAGATCAATATGTAGATAAATTCAAAAATAGCAATGGAGTAAAAAAGGGGCTCGTAAATGTATTTGCAACAGTACCTTATCAAGATCCATATTGGAGTGGAAATTTAGAAGAAATAAAAAGAGTTCTTGAAGGTATTGGTTTAGAAGTAAATATACTTTTTGGAAATGAATCTAATGGTATTGAAGAATGGAAGACAATACCTAATGCAGAGTTTAATATAGTTGCAAGTTCATGGGTAGGATTAAATATTGCAGAACATCTAAAAAATAAATATAAAACACCATACGTGCATTTTCCATACTTGCCAATAGGAGCAATTGCGACATCAAGATTTTTAAGACAAATTGGTGAATTTGGGCATTTAGATAAAAATAAAGTTGAGAATTTTATAAAGAAAGAGGAAGAAAAATTTTATTTTCATATAGAAAAAACTGCGGACTTTATGCTTGAGT encodes the following:
- a CDS encoding ABC transporter substrate-binding protein; its protein translation is MAIEKEKKVKRVIQAVIAVLVIGGIIIGAQLGKTKYSSPSESLEANSSAKSDDSTSTSSDDLFPIKTATRKDCTLAPFLVADKKGFFKEEGLKLVFTGELSSDAVTPAILSGDNDVADTHPNALALKVYGGSKIKAVGRSIIEPGPGVDPKLRHMRFYVNKDAVAAGVKTWNDLTNYKGNEKLKSAGYTNTCEDFIPNKISDTKGVSRDKFEWITFETDLQKIEALKLGQVDIIGVHPPFFDAAQEAGLTQIADSSEAGLGEATGVYLYYFSDSFIEKHPDKVAAFVKAMTKAQKWANANVEETAKLTSEFIGTEVKGNHYYSETTKIDEQTINPWIEDLENTGAIPKGAIKVDDIITHKFEAQ
- a CDS encoding ABC transporter permease — encoded protein: MKQRYVNIIVVAIFFLIWELAARTGILDTQFIPAFSTVALRMFKMALSGELFIHIAISIERMAIGFSLATIVAVPAGFILGGWVPNLASFFNPLFTNFSQVNPFTLIPLFIILFGIGEAGKVSIIFWVILWPMLFTTMAGINQIDPIFIKGARSMGATGIQIFFNVILPGSISRIFTGIKTALTVGFTMLIGTEMVGSEAGIGWIVSNSQKNYDVPKLYVGILTIAIVGTLISVLADNLKSSIIVWEDNLKEE
- a CDS encoding YezD family protein, whose protein sequence is MAVNSKEFTENKKLEEILKMVEKIRYGSITLIIQDGVIIQVDKNEKIRIR
- a CDS encoding ABC transporter permease, with the protein product MKEKNKVISKIGKLIFSTLSTAAFFVIWYLATSTGILDTGIIPEPLKVFNQLATNIFKGDLLSHTLLTFKRAIIGFFVALIVGLLIGFFLASISKKLRNYVIPILQFFEKLNPFALFPLFMLFFGIGEFSKVIIIFWVAVWPIIFHTIAGVEGVDKLLIKSARTIGASPKTEFFKVILPAALPDIITGIKFSAQIAFILVISAEMLSSSAGLGWFISIAKTQYNLPNLYGGTLFVAALGITINKILTILESKLFVWREKTF
- a CDS encoding nitrogenase component 1, with the translated sequence MKKINLNIAEVEKRETRLGTIIAWDGNAAELVEQSDYNGRGCGSKNGSCRLCEIEGPFAQGSGCSEEMVECQAGQVRDAVLIQHSPIGCGAGQVGNNRLFRFGLATRNLPIENVKIMSTNLLEGDMVFGATKKLKQTVEDAYKRYKPKTIFIVSSCATGIIGEDIESVASEYEKKLKIPIVPLICEGFKSKHWTTGFDATQHGILRQIVNKHPKKQEDLINIITLWGSDVYTPMFRELGLRVNFVIDLASVEDLERLSEAAGTVSFCYTLSSYLSAGLEQYFGVPEIKAPQPYGFKGTDAWLREIGRVTHREELVEKYIEKEHKRVEPIINELRKKLKGVKGFTSTGSGYSHGLITVLRELGISVDGSLVFHHDPVYDSGNVEADSLKHLVDNYGDVKNFSVSNRQQYQFYSLLKRVNPDFILIKHGGLSPLASKLGISAAPLSDESLTIGYQGMIYLGNKILDILAKKKFHNILKEHTEMQYTDWWLEQSDPYVLAKNPNLLDQKFNELLESRRAAAI
- a CDS encoding ABC transporter substrate-binding protein; protein product: MKNKFFILTIVILALMFTGCSKLYENDDIVKIGYIGNFTELPLFAAYENGYFEKEGVKVELVKINDNEVEEKIKNGNIDAFTCDYKFLKWNNPNINMKVSMGITSGAIEIITSKDSNLQKITDIENKRIGIVNQGDGTMAAAINVLNKNNINDNSIKWVYLKDENPTTAIENGEVDAAVVWDINREDNNINVIYKTGLIDSENSSGNNHGNHGNSYFYINFAGVRSEIADKYPEKTAGILRAWIEGAADVEEGKDKSLSNAVEKGYIKNVSEDEEAKTKYFMWMPSVKTGKENLKEYIHIQKSMGIINSDLNEENFLKSIFADVLPFWD
- a CDS encoding ABC transporter permease; this encodes MKLKNVNIRGYITIVIFIFAWEFFCRLKILDPVLIPSFSKVITGIGELFLKQKLLYHIELSFYRSFLGFLLSIIIAVPLGIAISILVKQMQSSVELVLDACSQINPFIIYHLIIIILGVGEFTQIVVITWTCIWPILFSTITGILNVDDSYIKHGKSFALNKWNFISKILLPGALPQIMHGVKLSLNYSLFMLIAAEMMGGSSGLGFLIKSCQNMYRVDWVIGIVIVIAMIGLLMDSIVMYLENKNVYLKYILHEKE
- a CDS encoding ABC transporter permease gives rise to the protein MRHNNEKNTDVLLKLKDKLIEISGLIILIIIWEFIARAKIINSDVFPSFAVTIGEIGYLWGNEDLYMHIMSTLWRFTFGLLSAVLIGVAVGSIFAKYNDIYLMFEPLIRIFSKVNPFSLIPVFIAFFGTGEMVRLAAIIWVGVFPILLGTLNGIKQIDKDLIKNVKAMNISLFDIIFKVYIQASAHSIFAGIRISVQMTFFIIIVGEMLGVNSGLGYLLHNGAHHYFDAPKVYASCVIIIILGVIINRFFRYIQNGLFLWEKPESLFKNHKTYKKIDNFTLIILSIIIAGILILGEVQLKLAAYKSEHPIEFFKE
- a CDS encoding nitrogenase component 1, whose amino-acid sequence is MSKKVKEIVRTNSIEQVRYGCAIGALASVSAIPYAMPITHCGPGCTSKQSGVLMSNGAQGGGYSAGPVIPSVNATEKEVVFGGEKKLRELIKGTLLIVKADLYVVLNGCIGELVGDDIGAVVKEFQELGFPIVHADTGGFKGNNLIGHEIVIKAIIDQFVGDYIGEKEDKLINLWSEVPYQNTFWRGDLEEIKRILEGSGFKVNVFFGVESNGVEEWKSIPKAQFNLVLSPWVGLEIAEYLEKKYEQPFLHIPTVPIGAKETTDFLRKVAKFSGKNKRKVEDFIKREEKRYYHYLDSFSEFYAEYGWSVTSMYAVISDSTYGLALNRFLADQLGFVPAIQVITDNPPEKYRKQISNQFENLSEGVSTEVEYAEDGYTIDEIIRNTDFKGRAPIIFGTSWDRDLSKELKGYIMEIALPVSNEIVIDRCYVGYRGALTFLERLYTIVTATDTKIITS